The genomic region CATAACCATCCTTCAGCGATTGAGCCATATCAAGGTGCTGCTACTGGTGTAGGTGGAATCATTCGTGACGTATTCTCAATGGGAGCTCGTCCGGTTGCTCTATTAAACTCATTACGTTTTGGTGAGCTGACGACTCCTCGTATGAGATATCTATTTGAAAATGTAGTAGCGGGTATTGCTGGCTATGGTAACTGTGTAGGGATTCCAACAGTTGGTGGAGAAATACAATTTGACCCTTCTTATGATGGAAATCCACTTGTAAATGCAATGTGTGTGGGGTTAATTGATCATAAGGATATTAAAAAAGGTGTGGCAACAGGAATCGGCAATACTGTCATGTATGTTGGGGCAAAAACAGGTCGTGATGGAATTCATGGAGCGACGTTCGCATCAGAGGAACTATCGGAAGCTTCTGAAGCAAAACGTCCAGCAGTACAAGTAGGCGATCCATTTATGGAGAAGCTTTTACTTGAAGCAAGTCTAGAAATCATTCAAAGTGATGCCCTTGTTGGAATTCAGGATATGGGTGCAGCGGGTCTTACTTCTTCTTCAGCAGAGATGGCAAGTAAGGGTGGATCTGGTATTGAAATGAATCTAGATTTTGTTCCACAACGTGAAACAGGTATGACGGCTTACGAAATGATGCTTTCTGAATCACAAGAGCGTATGCTGATTGTTGTTCAAAAAGGTAGAGAAAAAGAAATTCAAGATATCGTTGAAAAGTATGGCTTGGAAGCTGTGGCAGTAGGGGTTGTAACAGATGATAAGAGGTTACGCCTTGTTCATAAAGGAGAAGTAGTAGCAGACGTTCCGGTTGATGCATTAGCGGAAGATGCACCGGTTTATCATAAGCCTTCTGCAGAGCCTGCTTACTACCGTGAATTCCAGGCGATGGAAAACGACATACCTGCTGTTGATGACGTACAGGAAACATTAGAGAAGCTCTTATCACAACCTACCATTGCAAGTAAGGAATGGGTTTACAATCAGTATGATTATATGGTTAGAACTAATACGGTTGTTTCACCAGGGTCAGATGCGGCAGTTGTTCGTATACGTGGAACTAGAAAAGCTTTAGCGATGACTACTGACTGTAATTCTCGTTATATTTACCTAGATCCAGAGGTTGGTGGCAAGATTGCTGTTGCTGAAGCAGCACGTAACGTCGTGTGTTCTGGTGGAGAGCCGATTGCCATTACAGATTGCTTGAACTTTGGTAATCCAGAGAAGCCTGAAATTTTCTGGCAGTTGGAAAAAGCTGTAGATGGAATGAGTGCTGCTTGTACAGCATTAAACTCACCGGTTATTAGTGGAAATGTGTCTTTATATAACGAAACAAATGGAACGGCGATTTATCCTACTCCAACAGTTGGAATGGTAGGATTAATTAAAGATCTCGATCATATTACAACGCAAAGCTTTAAACAAGCTGGGGATTTAATTTATGTAATAGGTGAAACAAAGGCAGAGTTTGGCGGAAGTGAGTTACAAAAATTAACGTATGGTCGTATTTTTGGAAAAGCTCCTGCTTTAGACTTAGAGGTTGAAGCAGAAAGACAATCTTCATTATTAGGAGCAATTCGTGCAGGTGTCGTGCAATCAGCTCATGATGTATCTGAAGGTGGACTGGGAGTTGCTCTTGCTGAATCAGTATTTGGAACTGAATTTGGTGCAGATGTTCAGCTCACTGGTGATGCAACGGTTATGTTATTCAGTGAAACGCAATCACGTTTTGTGGTAACGGTAAGTCCTGAGAATAAAGAGCGTTTTGAAGAGCTAGTTGCTGCTACATTAGTAGGAAATGTAACGAATGATGGAAAGCTTGTAATCGCTGTTAACGAAGCTAATTCAATAAATGCATCAGTAGAAACATTACTTCAAGCTTGGAAAGGGGCGATCCCATGCTTGCTGAACTCAAAGGCTTAAACGAAGAGTGTGGGATATTTGGAATCTGGGGCCATCCAGATTCTGCCCAAATCACATATTACGGCCTACACAGTCTTCAGCACCGAGGACAAGAAGGTGCTGGGATTGTTGTCACAGATGGAGAGAAGCTTAACACCATCAAAGGAACCGGCTTAGTAACTGAGGTGTTCAAGCAA from Bacillus mesophilus harbors:
- the purL gene encoding phosphoribosylformylglycinamidine synthase subunit PurL; its protein translation is MSLLLEPTAEQIKSEKIYREMGLSDEEFALVEEIIGRLPNYTELGLFSVMWSEHCSYKNSKPVLRKFPTKGERVLQGPGEGAGIVDIGDEQAVVFKMESHNHPSAIEPYQGAATGVGGIIRDVFSMGARPVALLNSLRFGELTTPRMRYLFENVVAGIAGYGNCVGIPTVGGEIQFDPSYDGNPLVNAMCVGLIDHKDIKKGVATGIGNTVMYVGAKTGRDGIHGATFASEELSEASEAKRPAVQVGDPFMEKLLLEASLEIIQSDALVGIQDMGAAGLTSSSAEMASKGGSGIEMNLDFVPQRETGMTAYEMMLSESQERMLIVVQKGREKEIQDIVEKYGLEAVAVGVVTDDKRLRLVHKGEVVADVPVDALAEDAPVYHKPSAEPAYYREFQAMENDIPAVDDVQETLEKLLSQPTIASKEWVYNQYDYMVRTNTVVSPGSDAAVVRIRGTRKALAMTTDCNSRYIYLDPEVGGKIAVAEAARNVVCSGGEPIAITDCLNFGNPEKPEIFWQLEKAVDGMSAACTALNSPVISGNVSLYNETNGTAIYPTPTVGMVGLIKDLDHITTQSFKQAGDLIYVIGETKAEFGGSELQKLTYGRIFGKAPALDLEVEAERQSSLLGAIRAGVVQSAHDVSEGGLGVALAESVFGTEFGADVQLTGDATVMLFSETQSRFVVTVSPENKERFEELVAATLVGNVTNDGKLVIAVNEANSINASVETLLQAWKGAIPCLLNSKA